In Crassostrea angulata isolate pt1a10 chromosome 4, ASM2561291v2, whole genome shotgun sequence, one genomic interval encodes:
- the LOC128182599 gene encoding uncharacterized protein LOC128182599 — translation MDSDIDVSFGPKLQKDSLNSDNPLAMRGYCSLEDGSLMRPPCQNQPTRPSDIDARQCLIDPPRHQPTLSLDRPPEAEDGGSRTEPEIHSTSGLDDSCQLETTSSEEKLMFGKAIDSLDPESIYGSGSGLSGNLRKPSNLRVDSLTESNENTGTSESEDYLNDNERSSATGESSIGNFCSLDVRSLTESRNTSSEYFAGIIKSEQMMADSNSLWQTGLDYSSVDECQMLQPRIPDFVLKMFVSILSGRQVNAALLANSLYDSGIVSESCLQLLNDDQDLSDDDKINIVIKNINRNVTTLQLIYKIYNSNFSKVAQDLYANYIQFATQPKTREVTRKIVGERKKIQIYFKQIKQSVHMLVSSNIQVSELGKIMLREIKEETNPGRKRFLYDKYICLKAAEIDAKTNLTDNVDPKGEPFKEMGEAIEESSCPEISLILMLGRQADISSSLGTSPSDGEPFLVQAFQWQDICERCIESTDMMYKSVVFNLLQFQRTKDEEYRQKVLKQAKMGLESLSEEDEDVRLFWSRLFRLRIIYCHLGIGKRCEIIEGYEVTQDSIKIVQKMFKEDKLANLEHRRKMMYGIAVARFFHLQGGYQEAKDIIDLTMEFANEGKYSEKENISAYQKVLHNIDVPELVFFPDEYLFNTISPIYSRQSSRTSATSTSCSEKTSSKSQILLTSISSGEYGNITDSDGPKAAMPSTGS, via the exons ATGGATAGCGACATTGACGTTAGTTTTGGCccaaaattacaaaaggatTCATTGAACAGTGATAATCCACTCGCCATGAGGGGATATTGCTCTTTGGAAGACGGGTCGTTGATGAGACCCCCATGTCAGAACCAGCCTACAAGACCTAGTGACATTGATGCAA GGCAGTGTCTGATAGACCCACCAAGGCATCAGCCGACATTGTCACTGGATCGACCACCAGAAGCGGAAGACGGGGGAAGTCGAACAGAACCGGAAATACACAGTACTTCCGGTCTAGATGATTCGTGTCAACTTGAAACG ACATCAAGTGAAGAGAAACTCATGTTCGGTAAGGCGATCGACAGTTTAGACCCAGAATCCATTTATGGTTCCGGTTCCGGTTTATCTGGCAATCTCCGGAAACCAAGCAATCTCAGAGTGGATTCCTTGACtgaatcaaatgaaaatactgGAACCTCTGAATCTGAGGACTACCTTAATGATAACG AACGATCCTCAGCAACAGGTGAATCCAGTATCGGGAACTTTTGCAGTTTGGATGTTCGATCGCTTACCGAAAGCCGCAACACTTCGTCAGAGTATTTTGCAGGAATCATAAAATCTg AACAAATGATGGCGGATTCAAATTCCCTATGGCAGACTGGTCTAGACTATTCCTCAGTGGACG AATGTCAAATGCTGCAACCGAGGATTCCCGACtttgtattaaaaatgtttgtaagCATTTTAAGTGGACGTCAAGTTAATGCTGCTTTGTTAGCAAACTCGTTGTATGATTCGGGTATTGTCTCAGAGAGCTGTTTGCAACTTTTAAACGACGACCAAGATTTATCCGACGATGATAAAATTAACATTGTTATCAAGAATATCAACAGAAACGTAACAACCCTTCAGCtaatatacaaaatttataataGCAATTTTTCTAAGGTTGCACAAGACTTGTATGCAAATTACATACAATTTGCAACGCAACCCAAAACTAGAGAGGTTACCCGAAAAATTGTCGGAGAGcgtaaaaaaatacaaatttacttcaaacaaatcaaacaaagcGTCCATATGCTCGTCTCTTCGAACATCCAAGTTAGTGAATTAGGAAAGATTATGCTTCGGGAAATCAAAGAAGAAACTAACCCTGGCAGAAAACGTTTCCTCTATGATAAATACATTTGCCTTAAAGCAGCCGAAATTGATGCAAAGACTAACCTTACGGACAACGTTGATCCAAAAGGAGAACCCTTCAAAGAAATGGGAGAAGCGATCGAAGAAAGTTCGTGTCCAGAAATCTCGCTCATTCTAATGTTGGGCCGACAGGCAGACATATCTTCTTCCCTGGGTACCAGTCCAAGTGATGGCGAACCGTTTTTGGTGCAAGCTTTTCAGTGGCAGGATATATGCGAAAGATGTATCGAATCGACGGATATGATGTATAAAAGCGTAGTTTTCAATCTGTTACAGTTTCAGAGAACGAAAGACGAGGAATATCGGCAAAAGGTTTTAAAACAGGCTAAAATGGGACTCGAATCTCTTTCCGAAGAAGATGAAGACGTGCGATTATTTTGGTCTCGGCTTTTTAGACTGAGAATAATCTATTGTCATTTGGGAATCGGAAAAAGGTGTGAGATTATAGAAGGGTATGAAGTAACCCAGGATTCAATCAAAATTGTCCAGAAGATGTTTAAAGAGGATAAGTTAGCCAACTTGGAACATCGGAGGAAAATGATGTATGGAATAGCAGTCGCGCGATTCTTCCATCTTCAGGGTGGCTATCAAGAAGCAAAGGACATCATTGACTTAACAATGGAATTTGCTAATGAAGGAAAATACAGTGAAAAGGAAAACATTTCTGCTTATCAAAAAGTTCTGCATAACATAGATGTCCCTGAACTTGTCTTTTTTCCAGACGAGTACTTATTCAACACTATTTCACCGATTTATTCGCGACAATCTTCCAGGACTTCAGCAACGTCTACCAGTTGTTCCGAAAAAACCTCCTCTAAAAGTCAAATTCTGTTGACGAGTATTTCCTCGGGTGAATATGGAAATATAACAGATAGTGACGGGCCAAAAGCGGCAATGCCATCCACTGGatcatag
- the LOC128182594 gene encoding basic salivary proline-rich protein 3-like, whose product MASSLVFVLLVITAVVLSEAESLRNQELKERDEEMSHKPKRDFFNWETGKENVPDKLPKNETGSSDDNRQDKENSIKGKLQEENNTQETPQNDNMQGIPPGLNISQGAPENDNMQGAPPGLNISQGAPQNDNMQGAPPGLNISQGAPQNDNMQGAPPGLNISQETPPRLNNVQGAPPGLNISQETQPGLNISQGAPSGLNISQGAQGDQKQSSGEEGSSGENGSQQQPNKRNGDDEWEDTPSTEGPPPVFADPVLHVDPESVMG is encoded by the coding sequence ATGGCGAGTTCCTTGGTATTTGTTTTACTGGTGATCACAGCAGTTGTTTTGTCGGAAGCTGAGTCGCTCAGAAACCAAGAATTGAAAGAAAGAGATGAAGAAATGAGTCATAAAccaaaaagagatttttttaattgggaAACGGGAAAAGAAAACGTTCCGGATaaattgccaaaaaatgaaACGGGCTCTTCGGATGACAACCGGCAAGATAAAGAAAACAGTATCAAAGGAAAACTGCAAGAGGAAAACAATACGCAAGAAACACCACAAAATGACAACATGCAAGGAATACCACCGGGGCTCAACATCTCGCAAGGAGCACCAGAAAATGACAACATGCAAGGAGCACCACCGGGGCTCAACATCTCTCAAGGAGCACCACAAAATGACAACATGCAAGGAGCACCACCGGGGCTCAACATCTCTCAAGGAGCACCACAAAATGACAACATGCAAGGAGCACCACCGGGGCTCAACATCTCGCAGGAAACACCACCGAGACTCAACAACGTGCAAGGAGCACCACCGGGGCTCAACATCTCGCAAGAAACACAGCCGGGGCTCAATATCTCGCAAGGAGCACCATCAGGACTCAATATCTCGCAAGGAGCACAAGGGGATCAAAAACAGTCATCTGGGGAAGAAGGGTCTTCAGGGGAAAACGGATCTCAGCAGCAACCAAATAAAAGAAATGGTGACGACGAATGGGAAGATACTCCGTCTACAGAGGGTCCGCCCCCAGTGTTCGCTGACCCTGTGCTTCACGTAGATCCAGAGTCTGTAATGGGTTAG